ataaaccgatctgggatcttgacttcttgaacctctagagggtggaattctcgtccgatttaactgaaattttgcacgtaatgttttggtatcattccaacaactgcgctaagtatggttcagatcggtccatgttttgatatagctgccatataaaccgatcttggatcttgattttttaagcctccagagggcgccattatcatccgatttggctgaaatttcgcatgaggtgttttgttatgacttccattaactgtgctaagtgtggcgcaaatcgatacataacctgatatagctgccatataaaccgatcatgggtcttgacttcgtgagccagtagagggcgccattatcatccgatttggctgaaattttgcatgaggtgttttgttatgacttccaataactgtgataagtatggcgcaaatcggtatataacctgatatagctgccatataaaccgatctgggatcttgacttcttgaacctctagagggtggaattctcgtccgatttaactgaaattttgcacgtaatgttttggtatcattccaacaactgcgctaagtatggttcagatcggtccatgttttgatatagctgccatataaaccgatcttggatcttgatttcttgagcctctagagggcgcaattctggtccgatttggctgaaattttgcatgaggtgttttgctatgacatccaataactgtgataagtatgacgaaaatcggtacataacctgatatagcagccatataaaccgatcttgggtcttgacttcttgagcctctagagggcgctattgtcatccgatttggcagaaatgttgtacaacgttttctctcatgactctcaacatatgtggctaatatggtctgaatcgatcgatagcttgatacagctcccatataaacctatctcccgattttgcttcttgaggccctacaaggcgcaattcttatccgaatgaactgaaactcaatgacttctacaatgttcaacattcatttatggtctgaatcggactataacttgatatagctccaacagcatcacagtacttattcaatattctctatttgcctaaaaagagataacacgcataaaactcgacaaatgcgatccatggtgcagggtatataagattcggcccggtcgaacttagcacgctattacttgtttcaAATCGTTGGGTCCGTCCCCAGAGTTAGCAGTTCTTTGCGTTAGTTTTTATTACtgcaaaattgcccatgaacattccattatggaaccgTAGGaaaccttctcacatatcaatgagtgctgtccgattcaagttttagctcaataataaggggcctcctccaCTAGAacaatttcccgggaaattctccaaacggacaacgtggcgccagaagaggttgtcactgatatgcatacGTCgtaggccattagggaaattgtgtctgagccgaaaatcctttgggcgataagaagtttcgactccttttagtcgacaggccctgatgatgtttcaccggttgaattacaagctgtccctgatagactggttccctggcttagggagatatactttgcTTGTATTAAAACTGTAAATTTTGTCCAttaacaaacttctcacatatcaatgagtgcagtccgatcaagtttttaagctcaatgataaaaggccggctttttatagccgagtccgaacggagtgccgcagtgcgacacctctttggagagaagttttacattgctcCCTTATGAACCCATCTatcaatttgacttcctgagtcgttacaagccggaatttttgtccaatttggtggaaattttgcatacgaagttctgttacgacttccattaactgtaccaaatagggtccaaatcagtcgataacctaatattgctcccatgtaaatcggtctctcgatcatccttattcgattcctagaagcttaaatttttgttggtttgacagctaaatttattttgtctaaatttttagcagaatccatagtggtgggttccaaagattcggcccggttgaacttagcgcgcttttagttgttatttTATGCGTTGACACTTGCAAAACCTCAAATATATTTAGAATAAATGCTGACATAAAATGTGTACACCAGTTAGTCACAAAACTGCCATCAGTCAACACCATTGATTTGCTAAGAGCTATTAATAAAAAAGTGAGAAAGTGAAGCAACATTAAATCTGAACAAAGAGGGAAGCCCTCAGTAAATTTAGTTGATAGTAAAATTCAATGCTAGTTCATCAGGAAACATTTTTGAACCCTCCACGGAGTGCCATATTCTGCAAGTCTCCATAGATCAAGTGAATCGCTGTATATAAAATCTAACTTGAACGTTGGAATTAATAACAAAAGTTCTTACGAAATCCCAATCTGCAATTTGAAATGGTGAGAGTTGAAGTATTATCGAGATGATGTGTAAAATCAAGGCCCTAgggggtttatatggcagctatatcaggttatgaaccgatttgagccatacttagcacagtagttaaaagtcataatcaaacacttcgtacaaaattgcgccctctaaaggctcaagaagtcaagatccaagatcgggttatatggcagctatatcaggttatcgaccgatttgaaccatattcagcacagttattgaaagtcataacaaaacacgtcgtgcaaaacttcagccaaatcggataataattgcgccctctagaggcccaagaagtcaagacccctgatcggtttatatgacagatatatcaggttatcgatcgatttgaaccatattcagcacagttattggaagtcatagcaacgcacgtcatgcaaaatttcagccaaatcggataataaatgcgccctctagaggccaaagaagtcaagaccccagatcggtttatatgacagctatatcaggttatcgaccgatttgaaccatattcagcacagttattggaagtcataagaacacacgtcatgcaaaatttcagtcaaaccggataataattgcgccctctagaggcccaagaagtcaagatccaagatcggtttatatggcagctttatcaggttatcgatcgatttcaaccatattcagcacagttattggaagtcacaacaaaacacgtcatgcaaaatttcagccaaatcggattataaatgcgccctctagaggctcaagaagtcaagatccaagatcggtttatatggcagctatatcaggttatatccaatgtcgccgaaattcgaggCGATGAGTTGTACTAGGCTGGTCgataaccttcttcaatttggctcagatcggtccagaattggatagagccgccatatagaccgatctctcgatttaaggtctcgggcccataaaaggcgcatttattgtccgattttgccaaaatttgggacagtgagttgtgttaggccggtcgacattctttttcagtttggttcagatcggcccagatttggctatagctgccatatagaccgatttctcgatttaaggttttgggcccataaaaggcgcatttattgtccgatttctgtaaaatttggacagtgggttgtgttaggcccttcggcatccttcttcaatttggcccatatcggcccagatttggatatagctgccatatggaccgatctctcgattttaggtcttgggcccataaaaggcgcatttattgtccgattttgccgtaatttgggacagtgagttgtgttaggcccttcgacatccttttggcccatatcggtccagaataGGATATATcggccatatagaacgatctctcgatttaaggtcttgggctcataaaaggcgcatttattgtcggattttgccaaaatttgggacagtaagttgtgttaggccggtggacatccttcttcaatttggcccagatcggtccagatttgtatatagctggcatatagaccgatctctcgattaaagttttgggcccataaaaggcgcatttattgtccgattttagcaaaatttgggacagtgagttgtgttagggtggtggacatccttcttcaattgggctcagatcggtccagatttgagtatagctgccatatagactggtctctcgatttaaggttttggggccataaaaggagcatttattgtccgatttccccgaatttcgggacattgagttgtgttaggcctttcgacatcctttttcaatttggcccagatcggtccagatttggctatagctgtcatatagaccgatctctcgatttaaggccttgggcccataaaaggcgcatttattatccgatgtcaccgaaatttggataaattgtgcatttttcaccggattgtgacaaaatgtGGTTTTTCGTATataggtgatgggtatccaaagttcggcccgaccgaacttaacacctttttacttgttttttgaaaaccCTTCCAATAGTTCttcaaaaatcaccctttacattatTTTACAGATCTTTTGACAGTGTTAAGACATGGAACTAGCAGAAATTGTGATAAACTCTCAAGAACCAATTGAATCGAATGTATCGAACTCAGTGGCATCGAAGGCAATGAAAAAATCCAGATTGGGCGAAGCTTTCAGTAACAAagacttggaaaaattcgccCAATACATTTCCATGGGAGATGATCCATCGGAAATGTATGATGATTTCCGTTGTATTTATCATGCTGTACTAATGACACGAGGTTGTGCAGAATACGCCAAGAAATGCATGGAATGCCCTGTGGTGTACAAGAAGAAATTGGCCAAGTGGTCTGTGTTGTATGCGGCCAAGTCATTCGATCCCACAATGCTGCGGCATAATGCCATACCGAATTATGCCGATGTTAACAATGACACTCCCTTGTCGTGCGCAATGAAAAACGttttattggacaataaatccAAACGAATGGTTCTGGAGAAACTTCTCGAAAAAGATCCTGTTAAGAATTCAGCCCTTCGTTACGAGTTGTTGAATAAGTTCGAGGACCTGCAGTTCCCGGCTGCTGACATGGAAATGTCATACGAACTGCCACCATCGAAGTCGTGCTGCATTCGCGATGACGGCTGCGAGGACAAGACAAACGAGAAACTATTCTTAGCTATCAAAAACCACCACAAGAAGTGTTTCGATAGTCTGCTGGCCCAAGGTGCCAAATACATTGGCAAAGGTTACTCCAATATGCAACCCTTGGAGTATGCTCTAATATGCATCAATAGTTATGCCCTGCGCATACTTTTGGCAAAAGACGAGGTTCAGTTTGAGCCATATTACGATGTATTTACAAATTTGGTGCATTGCTTTGACAGAAGCCCCCACATTAAAGTAACGGATTTTGGCAAATGTCTGGACGTGCTGTTGAAGTACAAATGCCTAGATATTAATGAAGTGGACAGCGAGGGACGTACCATTGTGCAATTATCTTCACATTTTTCGGACGAATGTGTGCTGGAGATTTTGAAAAGGGGTTGCTTGTTGGccatcaaatcggatgaaggtGAACTTGCCGTAAGCAATATCAGACCGAATGTTCTAAATGCATTCTTTGATAGTCTCATAATCAGGGAAAACGATACGGATTCTTGGAAGATTACCATGGACTATTCCAACTTCCAGTATGGTCCCAAACTGGATGACAACGAGTACATGTACATGAACAACTTTGCCACACAAATGGAAATTGTCAAGGCCATAGCAGAGACGGAGACAAGCAAACAATTGTTGGAACACCCGCTCATAACTATATTTCTGGAACTGAAATGGAAGCAACTTAGTGGTCTCTTTTATCTAAACTTCTGGCTGTATATGTACTTTGTCTGCGCCTGCGTACCCTATATCCTCTTCAAGTTGGGTAACTACGAAAAATGGACCCAGATCTTCTGTGGCCTCACCGCTTTGGGTGTCAGCTATTTGGTGGCAAGAGAGTGCTTGCagttgaaaaccaactttcGGAAATATCTGCGTGAGCCAGTGAACTACATGGAATGGTTGATGATAGCCTTGGTCATAGGGCTGTGTGTTAGGAGCAACTTTGAAAGGTACACCCTGAATTTTATATGCTCCCTCACCATATTGTTGCTCACCGTGGAACTCTTTCAATTGTTGGGCTCCTTGCCCTTCATGTCATTGTCCCTGCGCATGCACATGTTCCAGATGGTATTGAAGAGCTTCCTCAAGAATTTCCTCTTCTACTCGATTTTTGTGGCGGCCTTCAGTTTGTGTTTCTACATCATGATTGGCCGAAGTGGCGAAGCTGGCGATGATTTGAATGGATTCACCAATCCCCCAAAGGCTTTTCTCAAATCCATAGTCATGATGATTGGCGAACTGGATGCAGGGGATCTAAGGTTAAATGACTCCTTTACAACTGCATTATTTCTGGGCTTTGTTTTTGTGGTCACCATAGTTCTGTTCAATTTGATCAATGGTTCTGCCATTCATGATATTTTGGTAAGTTTAATGACTGTTGCAAAGTGGCTAAGACCAACTCATTtatatctgtttttttttcgttgcttAGGAAATTGAGAAAGATGCCAAAATAAATGAAACACAGCAGCGTGTAAAATTACTCTCCGACAACTACGACAATTTCAGTACTATGAAAATAGGTTCCTTTAAACACTTTCAGTCTCCACAATCCGATGTTGATGATGTCAATGTGAAAAAGCTAACACCCAAAGTTTTACGCCGCATTTCAATATATGCCAATAAAGACAAAAAATTTGTGGCAGAGCCCGAGTGGTGCATGCATACCAATGAGGGGAAGACAATCTATTTCCGCAGCAAAAAAGAAAGCGAAAATATATTCCTCGATCAACATACGATTGAGGATATAATGCAAAGAGTTAGTGATCCCCACAAAACCGAGGACGATGTCAAGCAAATGCGTAAAGAATTGAAAATGGTTAGAGAAAAACTGAAAGAAATTGGAGAAGCTTTGAAAGCCAAGGCCTAAGATCATAAAAATATCAAAGACTGCAGAAGAATAGATGTTCAAAATtgaatagaaaaatgttttagaGTGAATACATAATTGACGCCAAAAGGTGGCACACACTTTTCTTTGACTCTTGGTAAGTTTTGTCCCAATCGCAATGCCTACACATGTGGCCCCAACGGATGACCTCATCAGGCGAATGGTGGACGAGAAGAAGATAGCGTGGGCGGTCCGCACTTTCCGGCCATTTAAGTCGGCCGGTCCTGACGGAATTATCCCGGCACTGCTTTAGGAGTcccttggagtcaccctgccAGGGCCTGAGCAGATCTTCAGGGCGAGCCTGGTATGGTCCTACATACCTCTATGGAAGGAGGTATTCAAATCATCGCCATCTTCGCCACTTCGGCCGATCATAATGTAGAAAGCATGAAAGGAagtcaaggtggtctttatccctaaggcgggaagaataaaccacagtacgacgaaggattataggtCTATTAGcctgtcatcgtttttgctgaaaaaatgaaaaagactGATTGAGCTGAAGGTGAGagggggactgacgccggaGAACTACACACACTTTGACCACTCACACTTTGACCAACATTCGTGGTAAGTTTTGTCCCAATCGCAATACCTGCCGCCTTAACGAATGACCTCATCGGGGACATCGTGGAAGATGAGAATATAGCGTGGACAGTCCGCACTTTCCGGCCATTTATGCCGGCCGGTCCTGACGGAATTATCCCAgcactgctgcaggagtccctTGCAGTCACCCTGCCATGACTTGAGCAGATCTTCAGGGCGAGgctggcatggtcctacataccgaCTATACATACCTACATACCTCCATGGAAGGAGGTATTCAAATCATCGCCAGCTTCGCCACTTCTGCCAATCATAATATAGAAAGCATGGAGGGAagtcaaggtggtctttatccccaaggcgggaagaataaaccacagtacgacgaagGATAATAggtctattagtctgtcatcgtttttgctgaaaaagaCTGATTAATCTGAAGGTGAGAGAGGGACTGACGccggagaacttcagtggggcacaacacgcatacctcaaaggcaggttggtggagacggcccttcacgagTAGGTACAGGAGGTCGAGATGTCTCTCCGACAAAAGGATAACACTTTGGCGGCcctcttggatattgaggggacGATAGTCACCACTctggaccgcacggggattcaccccttaatctcccaatggacaaataagatgctttatggcaggattattattGCAAACCTGGGAGATtatgtggtcagaaggcggctGACCAGAAGAACGTCCCAAAAAAGGGGAAACCCAAGATGATTCATTGCAAATATACGGTcattgtgagaccagtactggcctatggagcactggtatggtgagACGCCGTtgggaagaggacgcgtgcgaaggagttcgagaaggtccagagaatGGACTGCGCcgggatcacaggggcgctgagatccgcaccgtaGGCAGGcgtggaggcgatgctggatatgcagcccattggggcctatattagGCTGCGATATCTCGGCATGTTGCAGGAGGGTgcttgcggccacagttcgattctaggtgttatggatacggagggtagatTGAGAGGATCTCCGAGTACCTGGCACGACCAGCGCCCAATCCGACAAGCTTTCGGAATAAGTTTCAttccaactggacaaaattcggggGACTACTCAGAATCAGACTTGGGCAAGACAATTTAggttgtccaagcatagaaaatattgacgaaaatgtcaacaggaaaTGGGTTGAGAACCAAaccagggaagacggagctggtgctctttacgcgttactcccgtccttggacggaGTCACCCCGCGGCTGTCAAAGGAGGCGAAAAACCTAGGcgtagtcctcgattcgaaactcccttggaagaggaacaccgaggaaagaagccgtaaggcactgtgcgctttttacacctgcaggaggatgttcggtaggaagtgggggtgactcccaagacgatttattggatgtatgcGGCCAcggtgagaccagtactggtcTATGGAGCAATGGTTTGGTGAGACGCCGTTGGGAAGAGGACGCTTGCGAAGgaattcgagaaggtccagagaatggcctgcgtcgggatcacagaggcgctgagatccgcaccgcaggcggGTCTGgtggcgatgctggatatgcagcccattggggcctatattgggcactgcgccgccagggttgcgcttaggctgagagagctccGCATGCTGAAGggggatggttgcggccacagttcgaatctgggtgttatggatacggagggtagactgggGAGGATGCTTGCCGAGCTATCTTTGCTTCagctgagagagctcggcatgtTGAAGGAGGATtcttgcggccacagttcgattctgggtgttatggatacggagggtagattgaggaggatctccgagtACCTGTTACGACCAGCGCCGAATTCGACAAGCGTCTGGAATAAGTTTAAACCCAACTGAACAAAATTCGGCAGGCTACTCAGAAGCAGACTTGGGCAAgacaatttagattgtccaagcacagaagacattgacgaaaatgtcaaaacgattacgactgcactggtgggatctttcgaagatagttgtcctattCGGGaagggaaatcagcccaagaaaaaccctggatgaccagggagattcacagtattgggaaagaggtccacagaaggctcaaggaatacaataaaggcaccagagcggcaaaacgtgcctcctggaagcttttctgcgaacagat
The genomic region above belongs to Stomoxys calcitrans chromosome 5, idStoCalc2.1, whole genome shotgun sequence and contains:
- the LOC106082782 gene encoding transient receptor potential cation channel protein painless, with product MELAEIVINSQEPIESNVSNSVASKAMKKSRLGEAFSNKDLEKFAQYISMGDDPSEMYDDFRCIYHAVLMTRGCAEYAKKCMECPVVYKKKLAKWSVLYAAKSFDPTMLRHNAIPNYADVNNDTPLSCAMKNVLLDNKSKRMVLEKLLEKDPVKNSALRYELLNKFEDLQFPAADMEMSYELPPSKSCCIRDDGCEDKTNEKLFLAIKNHHKKCFDSLLAQGAKYIGKGYSNMQPLEYALICINSYALRILLAKDEVQFEPYYDVFTNLVHCFDRSPHIKVTDFGKCLDVLLKYKCLDINEVDSEGRTIVQLSSHFSDECVLEILKRGCLLAIKSDEGELAVSNIRPNVLNAFFDSLIIRENDTDSWKITMDYSNFQYGPKLDDNEYMYMNNFATQMEIVKAIAETETSKQLLEHPLITIFLELKWKQLSGLFYLNFWLYMYFVCACVPYILFKLGNYEKWTQIFCGLTALGVSYLVARECLQLKTNFRKYLREPVNYMEWLMIALVIGLCVRSNFERYTLNFICSLTILLLTVELFQLLGSLPFMSLSLRMHMFQMVLKSFLKNFLFYSIFVAAFSLCFYIMIGRSGEAGDDLNGFTNPPKAFLKSIVMMIGELDAGDLRLNDSFTTALFLGFVFVVTIVLFNLINGSAIHDILEIEKDAKINETQQRVKLLSDNYDNFSTMKIGSFKHFQSPQSDVDDVNVKKLTPKVLRRISIYANKDKKFVAEPEWCMHTNEGKTIYFRSKKESENIFLDQHTIEDIMQRVSDPHKTEDDVKQMRKELKMVREKLKEIGEALKAKA